CGGGATGCCGAGCTGTTGGAGGTCTTCGGGCCACTGGCTGCGCACGACAACCACACCGTCATTGTCTTTGCGCTTGAGTCGGCACACCACACACGCGAACTCGGTGTCCGGGTTGAGGGCGAACTTGTTTCCCCGCATGGCTTCTTTCCGCGCTTCGGGCGCGAGCGACTTCACGAACGGTGCCTGAACTTTCGGGTAGCCAACGTTTAAGGTCGCGGCCTCAGCACCCGCAAATGGTGCGGCGATCGCGATCAGTCGCGTTACGCCCGCGTCGGGGTTCTGTTCGACGAAGTGGCGCCCGATGACGCCGCCGGCCGAGTGCCCGACGAGAACGATTTCGGTGTACCCAGATTTGCGCAGGTTCGCGACCGTGTCGCGCAGTCCGGGGCCTTGAGCCACTTCGTCTGCACTGATCGTTTGAGAGTAGCCGAAGGCGAAGACGTCGAAGTCTTTTGCCAGCGCCTTCACGAGTTCGCTTTTGGGTTGCTGCCAGTCGCGGAGTTCCGGCTTGGTGGCTTTGGCCGGGCGCAGCGGGTGAAGGTGAAGCCCCGGGATCAATACCAGCGCCCGTTTCTTCTCGCTTGGTTTGTCGGTCGCGGTCCACGCTTTCGCGCTCGTACCTGGCGCGACCTGCCAGAGTTCGGTGGACGGCTCAGGAACAGGAACGGGTGCGGACGTGATTAAAGCAATCGCGAACAGGGTGGACGTCATCGCCGGTCCTCGCTGTCAACGGTCGTGTGTGCGTGTCTGTTGTATCGGCTCGGCCATCGACACCGCTACCGCAGTTTTGACTGGATCGGATTCCGTGCGCGGTTCTTGCGCGTTTGCTTGTATCCCGACCGCGAAAGTAGCCGATAATCGACTGGAACCGTTGTGGAGGAAGGGATGGGCGTGCTACCCGATTGGATGATCGAGCGCGACGTGAAGATCGTGCCCTTCGCTCCGCAACAACACCGACCTGGCATCATCTCTTACGGCGTAACGAGTTACGGTTACGACGTGAGAGTGGACCGGCGGTTTAAAGTCTTCACCAACGTGTGGGGCAGCACGGTCGATCCCAAGAACTTCGACCCGAAATCGTTCGTCGATGTCGATGCGGACTACTGCATCATCCCGCCGAACAGTTTCGCGCTCGCGGAAACGGTCGAGTACCTCGAAATCCCGCGCGACATCCTCTGTGTGTGTTTGGGGAAAAGCACTTACGCGCGGTGCGGGATCATCGTGAACGTCACGCCGCTGGAACCCGAGTGGCGCGGCCGGATCACGATCGAGATCAGCAACACAACTCCGCTCCCCGCCAAGATCTACGCGAACGAGGGCATCGCGCAGATCCTCTTCTACAAGGGCGAGGCGGTCTGCCACACGAGTTACGCGGATAAGAAGGGTAAGTATCAGGACCAAGCCGGTTTAACGCTTCCCTTTGTGCCCGGCACGGGCAACTGAGGTCGCGAAATACCACGAGCGCGGCGAGTATCCGTTTTGGGTGCTCGCCGCGCTCTTTTTATGGCCAGTTCGGAATGCGCCAGTTTTGACCGCGTAGCGGATAGTGGAATAGTGTTCACAATTGCTGTAGGATGGTTTTGGGGGTTTGTAGCGGTTGTTCCGGAGGCGCATTGGGCGCCCTGGGCCGCGCGACAAATCTTGGCCGTGCCTCGGTGACTTCGCCTGCCGATCAAGTGCAGGCGACGCGATCATGAAGACCGGTTCACGGACGGGCCGATCTTCTTCGCTCAATAATCTTGCCGGACCCAGCTATGCAGATCACCCGCAAATTCACCCGTGAGGGGCAGGACCCGTTCGCCGGCATCGAGTTCGCACCCCGGAGCTCCACGATCCGCAACCCCAACGGGTCGGTCGTGTTCGAGATGAACGACGTGATGGTGCCCGCGAAATGGTCGCAAGTCGCGGTCGACATCCTCGCGCAAAAATACTTCCGCCGGGCCGGGGTGCCAATGCACCTCACGCACGTTGTCGAAGAGAACGTGCCTTCGTGGATTCAGCGTAGCGCGCCCGAATCGCCGAGCACCCCGACCGGTGGGGAATCGGACTCGCGGCAAGTTTTCCACCGGCTCGCAGGGTGCTGGACGTATTGGGGCTGGAAGGGCGGGTACTTCACCTCTGAACGCGATGCGCGGGCGTTCTACGATGAAACCTGCTACATGCTCGCGATGCAGATGGCGGCCCCGAACAGCCCGCAGTGGTTCAACACCGGGCTGCACTGGGCCTACGGCATCGAAGGCCCGCCCCAGGGCCACCACTTCGTCAACCCGCTCACGGGGCAACTCGAACGGTCCACTAGCGCTTACGAGCGGCCCGCGCCGCACGCGTGCTTCATCCAGCACGTTTCGGATGATCTCGTGAACGACGGCGGCATCATGGACCTATGGGTCCGTGAGGCGCGCATCTTCAAGTACGGCAGCGGCACCGGGTCGAATTTCTCGTCGCTGCGTGGTGAGGGCGAGCCGCTTTCCGGTGGCGGTAAATCGTCCGGTCTGATGAGCTTCCTCAAAATCGGGGACCGCGCGGCCGGTGCGATCAAGAGTGGTGGAACCACGCGCCGGGCGGCGAAGATGGTCGTGCTCGACCTCGACCACCCGGACATCGAAGAATTCGTCAACTGGAAGGTGACCGAGGAACTGAAGGTCGCGGACCTCGTGACCGGCTCGAAGCTGCTGAACAAGCACCTGAACGCGGTGATGAAGGCCATTCACGGCCACGCCGTCGCAGAGGAACGGTACGACCCGTCGAAGAACGCGGGGCTTCGCAAATCGGTGCTCGATGCGCGGGCGGCTCTCGTGCCCGAGAACTACATCGCCCGCGTGCTGCAACTCGCACGTCAGGGGTGGAAGAGCATCGAGGTAGACGAGTACGACACCGACTGGACGTCGAAGGCGTACTACACCGTTTCGGGACAGAACAGCAACAACTCGGTGCGCATTCCCAACGAGTTCATGAAGGCCGTGGAGACGAACGGCCCGTGGCACCTGTACTGGCGCACGGAACTGGAGAAGGCCAAGAAGGAGAACCGCGCGCCGAAGGCCAAGCGGACGATTCCCGCACGCGACTTGTGGGAGCAGATCTCCTACGCCGCGTGGAGCTGCGCCGACCCCGGCGTGCAGTTCCACACCACCATCAACGAGTGGCACACGTGCCCCCTCGACGGGGACATCCGGGCGAGTAACCCGTGCAGCGAGTACCTGTTCCTCGACGACACGGCGTGCAACCTCGCGTCGCTGAACCTCACGACGTTCTTCGACGTGAAGACGAACAAGTTTGACATCGAGGCGTACCGGCACGCGGTCCGCATCTGGACGATGATCCTGGAAATCAGCGTGTACATGGCTCAGTTCCCGAGCCAGTCCGTCGCGCAGAAGTCTTACGACTTCCGCACGCTTGGGCTGGGCTACGCGAACCTGGGCGCGCTGCTGATGGTGCAGGGCATCCCCTACGACTCACCCGAGGGCCGCGCCCAGTGCGGCGCGCTCACCGCGATCATGCACGCGGGCGCCTACGCCGCCAGCGCGGAAATGGCCGCGGAGGTCGGGCCGTTCGTGCGGTTCGCGGACAACCGCGACCACATGCTGCGGGTGATCCGCAACCACCGCCGGGCCACGTACAACGCCGCCCCCGCGGAGTACGAGGGGCTGACCGTGTTCCCGGTCGGTATCGACGCCCGGTACTGCCCGGCCGACATGCTCGCGACCGCGAGACGTGAGTCCGACCGGATGCTCGAACTCGGCGAACGCCACGGGTACCGGAACGCTCAAGTCACGGTCATCGCCCCGACCGGGACCATCGGTCTGGTCATGGACTGCGACACCACGGGCATCGAGCCGGACTTCGCGCTGGTGAAGTTCAAGAAGCTCGCGGGCGGCGGGTACTTCAAGATCATCAACCAGTCGGTGCCGCCCGCGCTCGCGAAGCTCGGCTACGCCCCGTGGCAGGTCGAGGACATCGTGCGGTACAGCCGCGGGGCGGCCACGCTCAACGGGTGCCCGCACATCAACCCCTCAGTTCTCAAGGCGAAGGGGTTCACGGACGAGGTGCTCAAGAAGATCGAAGCACAACTTCCCGGCACATTCGAGCTGCCGTTCGTGTTCAACTTGTGGACGCTGGGCGAAGACTTCGTCAAGAACACGCTGAAGGTGTCGGCTGAGGCGCTCGCGAACCCGACGTTCGATCTGCTCTCGCACCTGGGCTTCAGCAAGCAACAGGTCACGGAAGCGAACGCCTACGTCTGTGGCACGATGACCATCGAGGGCGCGCCGCACCTGAAGGCCGAGCACTACCCGGTGTTCGATTGTGCCAACAAGTGCGGTAAGATCGGAAAGCGGTTCCTGTCGTGGGAGGCGCACATCCGCATGATGGCCGCGGCGCAGCCGTACATCAGCGGCGCGATCTCGAAGACCATCAACATGCCCCACGACGCAACCGTCGAGGACGTGAAGAAGGCGTACCTGCTCTCGTGGCAACTGATGACTAAGGCCAACGCGCTCTACCGCGACGGCTCGAAGCTCAGCCAGCCGCTCAACTCGGTGGCCGATTCGCCCGAGGCCGCGCTGCTCGCGTCCGTAACGCCGGAAGCGGAGAAGGCCGAGCCGAAGGCACCGCAGGTGCAGGTCGCGGAGCGGATCACGGAGCGGATCGTTCACCGGTACATCGCGAAACGGCGCCGGCTCCCGGACCGCCGCGCGGGGTACACGCAGAAGGCCCGCATCGGCAGTCACAAGATGTACATCCGCACGGGCGAGTACGAGGACGGGACGCTCGGCGAGATCTTCATCGATATGCACAAAGAGGGCGCCGCGTTCCGCAGCATGACGAACTGCTTCGCCATCGCGGTGTCGCTCGGGCTCCAGCACGGGGTGCCGCTCGAAGAGTACATTGATGCGTTCCTGTTCACGCGCTTCGAGCCGAACGGGGTGGTGCAGGGCAACCCGTACATCAAGATGTCCACGTCGATCATCGACTACATCTTCCGGGAACTGGCCATCACGTACCTCGACCGCAAGGATCTGGCCCACGTGCTGCCGGAAGACCTCCGCGGGGACTCGCTGCACGACGAGGACGACGACTTCGAGGGCGACGAAGAGGTCGTGAGCACGCGGACGGTCGATCCGAAGGCCCCGTCGAAGTCCGGTATCGCCCACCCGCGCTCGGCGCACCTGAAGCCGAACGGCAACGGGGGCAACAAGTCGGGTAGCGACGTGGTGCAATCGCCCCCACCGCGTGACACGAATGGGAACGGCAACGGGCACGCGAATGGCAACGGCAATGGTAATGGGAACGGCCACTCGAAGGCGTCCAACGGAGCCGCGGTGCTGCCGCCGCGGAACAGCTACACGCCGGTGGCCGGGTCGCAATCGGAGCGGATTCGGGCCGCGCGCCTGAAAGGGTACGAGGGCGACCCGTGCTCGAACTGTCAGCAGATGACGCTCGTTCGCAGCGGCGCCTGCATGAAGTGCGATACTTGCGGTGAAACCACCGGCTGCGGGTAATTGCGACAGGCAGAGTGAAGAAACCAGCCGAGCCGCAGAGAAATCTCTGCGGCTCGTTTAGTTAGAGATCCCAGCGAGATCGGGTTCGATTTCACGCCGGCAGTGCCGAGCCGAAGAACCGGAGCCAATTGCCGTAGAAGATACCGTCGATGTCGGCCGAACTGTACCCGCGGCGCGCGAGGATGTCTTCCAACTTGTGAACGTCGGTGATCGTGTCGAGGTCGCGTGGAGTTTGTTCGGTGCCGAACCCGCCGTCGAGGTCGGTGCCGAGCGCGATGTGGCGCGCGTTGCCCGCGAACTGACAGATCCGGTCCATGTGATCGACGATCGCTTCCAGCCCCACCACTGCGGGCTGCGTTTCTCCTCGCACCCAACCCGGGTACATCATCCACGCATCAAAGGCCGAACCGATCACCGCGTTCCGCTTGATGAGTTCCTTCACCTGCTCGTCGGTCAGTTGCCGGTCGCCGGGAACGAGCGCCCGCAAGTTGTGGTGGCTCGCGAGCA
This region of Gemmata massiliana genomic DNA includes:
- a CDS encoding vitamin B12-dependent ribonucleotide reductase; this translates as MQITRKFTREGQDPFAGIEFAPRSSTIRNPNGSVVFEMNDVMVPAKWSQVAVDILAQKYFRRAGVPMHLTHVVEENVPSWIQRSAPESPSTPTGGESDSRQVFHRLAGCWTYWGWKGGYFTSERDARAFYDETCYMLAMQMAAPNSPQWFNTGLHWAYGIEGPPQGHHFVNPLTGQLERSTSAYERPAPHACFIQHVSDDLVNDGGIMDLWVREARIFKYGSGTGSNFSSLRGEGEPLSGGGKSSGLMSFLKIGDRAAGAIKSGGTTRRAAKMVVLDLDHPDIEEFVNWKVTEELKVADLVTGSKLLNKHLNAVMKAIHGHAVAEERYDPSKNAGLRKSVLDARAALVPENYIARVLQLARQGWKSIEVDEYDTDWTSKAYYTVSGQNSNNSVRIPNEFMKAVETNGPWHLYWRTELEKAKKENRAPKAKRTIPARDLWEQISYAAWSCADPGVQFHTTINEWHTCPLDGDIRASNPCSEYLFLDDTACNLASLNLTTFFDVKTNKFDIEAYRHAVRIWTMILEISVYMAQFPSQSVAQKSYDFRTLGLGYANLGALLMVQGIPYDSPEGRAQCGALTAIMHAGAYAASAEMAAEVGPFVRFADNRDHMLRVIRNHRRATYNAAPAEYEGLTVFPVGIDARYCPADMLATARRESDRMLELGERHGYRNAQVTVIAPTGTIGLVMDCDTTGIEPDFALVKFKKLAGGGYFKIINQSVPPALAKLGYAPWQVEDIVRYSRGAATLNGCPHINPSVLKAKGFTDEVLKKIEAQLPGTFELPFVFNLWTLGEDFVKNTLKVSAEALANPTFDLLSHLGFSKQQVTEANAYVCGTMTIEGAPHLKAEHYPVFDCANKCGKIGKRFLSWEAHIRMMAAAQPYISGAISKTINMPHDATVEDVKKAYLLSWQLMTKANALYRDGSKLSQPLNSVADSPEAALLASVTPEAEKAEPKAPQVQVAERITERIVHRYIAKRRRLPDRRAGYTQKARIGSHKMYIRTGEYEDGTLGEIFIDMHKEGAAFRSMTNCFAIAVSLGLQHGVPLEEYIDAFLFTRFEPNGVVQGNPYIKMSTSIIDYIFRELAITYLDRKDLAHVLPEDLRGDSLHDEDDDFEGDEEVVSTRTVDPKAPSKSGIAHPRSAHLKPNGNGGNKSGSDVVQSPPPRDTNGNGNGHANGNGNGNGNGHSKASNGAAVLPPRNSYTPVAGSQSERIRAARLKGYEGDPCSNCQQMTLVRSGACMKCDTCGETTGCG
- a CDS encoding esterase/lipase family protein, which encodes MTSTLFAIALITSAPVPVPEPSTELWQVAPGTSAKAWTATDKPSEKKRALVLIPGLHLHPLRPAKATKPELRDWQQPKSELVKALAKDFDVFAFGYSQTISADEVAQGPGLRDTVANLRKSGYTEIVLVGHSAGGVIGRHFVEQNPDAGVTRLIAIAAPFAGAEAATLNVGYPKVQAPFVKSLAPEARKEAMRGNKFALNPDTEFACVVCRLKRKDNDGVVVVRSQWPEDLQQLGIPAVIAPVSHFDAMDNAATAKTILELAKGKLTRWSTEEVDTARQILFGEPARSNFLRRQAK
- the dcd gene encoding dCTP deaminase, which encodes MGVLPDWMIERDVKIVPFAPQQHRPGIISYGVTSYGYDVRVDRRFKVFTNVWGSTVDPKNFDPKSFVDVDADYCIIPPNSFALAETVEYLEIPRDILCVCLGKSTYARCGIIVNVTPLEPEWRGRITIEISNTTPLPAKIYANEGIAQILFYKGEAVCHTSYADKKGKYQDQAGLTLPFVPGTGN